From one Cynocephalus volans isolate mCynVol1 chromosome X, mCynVol1.pri, whole genome shotgun sequence genomic stretch:
- the LOC134367193 gene encoding ferritin heavy chain-like, which yields MARPSQVRQNYHPDCEAAVNSQINLELYASYVYLSMAFYFDRGDVALPHFARYFLLQSHEKREHAEKLMRLQNQRGGRICLRDIKKPDRDNWERGLRAMESAVHLEKCVNLSLLDLHRLATDKADAHLCDFLESHCLQEQFKAIKELGGHLTILRKMGAPEAGMAEYLFDKLTLGGDGDKEN from the coding sequence ATGGCCAGGCCCTCGCAGGTGCGCCAGAACTACCACCCGGACTGCGAGGCCGCCGTCAACAGCCAGATCAACCTGGAGCTCTACGCCTCCTACGTCTACCTGTCCATGGCCTTCTACTTCGATCGCGGCGACGTGGCCCTCCCGCACTTCGCCCGCTACTTCCTGCTCCAGTCGCACGAGAAGCGCGAGCACGCAGAGAAGCTCATGAGGCTGCAGAACCAGCGCGGAGGCCGCATCTGCCTGCGCGACATCAAGAAGCCCGACCGCGACAActgggagagaggcctcagggcCATGGAGTCTGCCGTCCACCTGGAGAAGTGCGTCAACCTGAGCCTCCTGGACCTGCACCGCCTGGCCACCGACAAGGCCGACGCGCACCTCTGCGACTTCCTGGAGAGCCACTGCCTGCAGGAGCAGTTCAAGGCCATCAAGGAGCTGGGGGGCCACCTCACCATCCTGCGCAAGATGGGGGCCCCGGAGGCCGGCATGGCAGAGTACCTCTTTGACAAGCTCACCCTGGGTGGCGACGGTGACAAGGAGAACTGA